The Vicugna pacos chromosome 2, VicPac4, whole genome shotgun sequence sequence AAAACCTTAAAGACTGTGTCTAGTAGGACAGGAAAAGGAGTTTGTGGTCCCTGTTCAAGCCACTGAAGTTTATGTATACTGTCGGGTGTGACTTGGCTAATGAAATGGACTGCAAGAATGGAAGGTCCTCTGTGTTTTCTGGGTCAAGATTTGTATATTTTGTCATTGCCTCTGCCAACCAGGAATGAAAAAGGGCTGGATTTTCATCTGGTCCTTAGGTAATTTCCCTCAGTCTGGTATAATTAACAGGCTTAAAAGTGACCTTCATCCTTTCTATTAAACAAATAATCATGTGATTATGGTATTCTCTCCTGGTGTCCTCTCTTGATAAGACCACTGGGGATCTGAGTCAGGGACTGCTTCCTTCCCAGACCTAGATGAACCTCTAGATCTAGGATTTTGGGTGGCATGAGCATGGACCTTGTCAGCCCAGCTCTGAGCCGAGGACCAAATGTGAGTTTTTTCTTCATGTGTAACAGGTGGTGAAAATAACAAATATGTCCTGCCAGGTCAGATCAAAGGCTGTGGTGAGGGCCTGAAATTCCTGTATGAAGTGAGAAGGGTTCTGGCTAAAAGAGCCTAATTTGGCCTGTATTTGTGGGAGACTTGGCAGAGGGAAAGGGACGTGGACCTGAATCGTGCCCACTTTGCCATTAGCAACCTCAAGAAAGGGTAACAGATTCTCTTGCTTTGAGGCTTCTGGAATATCAGTCTTGACTGGGGATGCTGGTCCTGTTGTGTCAAAAATAACACCTGCTCTAGTATGTGGTGGGGAGAAGGGATTCTAATAGCAAGGAGGGATCGGGGAGGAGAAATAAGAATCTGAAGAAGTCCCTGAGTTAGAGGCCATTGGATGCAATGAAGGGTACAGAGAAGGGAATTGATTATTGTTAGGAACCTGGGAAAGTAAAGGGTCATCTAGAATATCTGGTTGCTGTTAGATGCTGGTGAGCCAGAGGGTGATGATGCCTCCAAGTATTGGGAAAGAGACATGCAGCAATTTTTACAGAGATCTGAATCTTGGGAGATGGCCATAAAGGCATGAACATAGGGGACCTAAGACTGTTTGTTCAACTTGTGACAGAAGAGATCAAACTGATAAATGGTGTTATAGTTTAGAGTCCTGTGAAGGGGCCAAGTCTCCTGATCTGGGAGTTGGTACTATGGCCAGGTGGTAGAGAGAAAGACAAGACATCTTTTCTTTAATGTCTGGGGATCAAACTTAATGGCAGTTCTTTAAAATGCAGCCCAAAGGTGAGTCCTGGGGgattgagaagacctgccctatCACTATAGTGATtagaggaggagaaaagaaaacacccACAAAGGGACTATCAAACCCGTAATCTGGGGCATCATATCAGAAAAGAGAAGCCTGTAGCAGTAGGGGCCTACGGAAACGttagaaacagaagaaaggaCAGGGAGACTCACCAAATTGAGGCTTCTGTCTGGCACATGATGGTCAAAGACAGGAGGCTTAGCCAGTCTGCAGGTGTGATTCACAAAAAGTGGAGAGAAGACACAGAGGTGTACCAAATGGGTCAGGCCCCAGAACTAAGAAGTGTTTCGGTAGCCAAGGCCAGAACAAGGGAAAGGTGGAGGGAAGGGAgtaagaagggagggaagggagtaaGAAGAGAGGGAAGATGACGTGGGTATTGGGCCAGATGGTGTGCTGCCTATGAGGGGGCTCCAAGTGCTGTGACACACTGAGTCATCCCCACCTTGTACGGGTCTGGGGCCAACCAGGAGACAGGGTCCTGGGTGTCTCAGGGCACTGGATGACTAGTCCTTATGTGTGCCTTCTCCAATGAGAGAGTCCTTTCTGACCCAGGGATGGAGTATGGAGTGAGATTTGCATTCGCCTGGGGGGGCTAAACATCCAGTCCCATTTGTCAGACTGCGTTTCAGGGCTTGCTGAGAGTAGCCCAGCCAGAGCCCACCAGTCACTGGTGAGACTTTGGGGAAGTCCCGAACTCTAGGAAAAGGCAGGAGAGTATGAGACAgacaaagcagagagagagagggaaggagtatCCCTGCCTAGAGAACAAAGCCTGcagggaagcctttcctgacaATGTGATGTCCTAAACGCTCTCCAACCCTCCGCACTCCCAAGGGAGTCTGGCGCAGAGAAATGTCTAGGAGCTTCTGATCAATCCAGGGAGAGCCCCAgtagaaagaagggagaagagagataTCCCGTCTCTGTACAGGCCACCAAAATGTTGTGGAATCCGGTGGGACAGTGAGCAGGTGGTGTAAGAATTTACGAGAGACGAAGGAGGAGAATAGTAAAGGAGTTTATTTGGTACGCTGCCACAGACAGCAGTGGGCCAGACAgacgagaggtgcctgtgtgtgcCCTGATGGTGAAAGCTTAGGGTCCTTTATGGGGAGGGGTTAGTGAACACAATGGGTTGGGGGCTGTGTAATCAGCTCATGCACAAGTTTCTGATTGGTTGTAGACGAAGTGAGGAAGTTAGGGTCCATGAAGGGGCAGTGAGATTTATGACTCTGAAAAGGATACGTGGGTCAAAACAAACCAGCCCAAGCTATTATGAGAGTAGCCCATTTCCTAAGGCTATTAATGCTGCTAGGCAAACACACGTCAGAGAAGAACGTACTTTCACTTTTGAGGGATTTGCAGGTGGACACCTGGGAGCCTAGGAATGGGGGTTGTTGGAAGTTGAAGGGTGCCAATTGGCCTCACAGTCCTGACTCCTGCAGTCTGCATGTCCTCATGATTGATCAACCTGACCTCGAATTTCTGATTAACTTCTACCAGTTTATTTGACTTCATGGATATTATTTCTTTGCCAGTCACTCTCAGCCACTGTCATCCATGGCTCTGGAATTCTAGATTTTTTTATAAATGACAAATTGACTTTTTGTAACTTCTCTAAACCAAAGAAGAGTCAGTAGAAAAATTCCACAATGGAAAAGGAGTGcagtacatgaaaaaaaaaaaacctggaatggacaaaaaacaaaaacagacatataaaaaGGTGACCATTCATATTCATAATTAGAGATTTACCAGTTAAATCAATGAAATACTATATTtccatatattttggattatttgaTTTAATATTCACCATAGACCAGGCACCAAATAACTGGCACTCTAGTGCTGCTTTGATGGATGTCTGAACAGACTGGTTGGTGATGGGTACAGAGATAAAAGCTACACGTGGGCCTGTTGGAGAGGAaaactttttccttctctccttgttTCATTGGCTGACTTAATACTTAAATTGccataaaacaaattaacaaggGAAAAGTTAGTTTTGTACGTATGAGATCCTGTAAAAATATGAGATTCAAAGAAGTGACCAAAGCATGcagcttttataccttttagacaaagaaGCAATACATTTGTGAAGAGTTGACAAGATAAAGGGGTTTGGGCTTGAGGTACTGTCTGGTCAGGACACTCAAGGTGacttttctcttgctctctgtacattcCCTGCTCAGGCAgcgcctgcttcacctacaccctaCTCACCTGTCTGACCTGCCTACATACTTGGGCCAGACCCCAGCTAATGATTGGTCTAACTCAAGCCACCCTGATAGCTTATCAAAGAGGTGATGAGGGGTGTGCCCCTCTGTTGATTttcctggtaaccaatgagcgaACCTTTGTAACTGGTAACCTTCTCCTGCCCCCCTGAGCAAAGACTGTGTCCGTGTCCTGCTCTCTGTCTGCTGCACACAGTGGGGTgtcactccaggaccttgcttccaACATGTTAAGATCCCCCTATCCATTGAGCCATTGATATCTCTGTCGCCAACTCCgagctctttcttcagtcttgaaGTTGGGCAAATACAGGCCTTGCAGGCCTGCATAATGCAGCCCAACAGATTGCAAATTCGTGAAGTAACAAAGTTTGTTTATAAGCCTTCTCAGCCCAGAGTTCCCTCTCTCTGTTGATAAGGATGGCTTCTTCTCTCCTGGTATAGGGAGGGCAGCTGCACATGGGAGTTTGATATCCTGCTCTTAGGGCAATAATGGAGGCTCAGAATATCCTTGCACCAGCTGTTTGTTAAGTAACTTTAATAAAAAGTCATATGTCAAAGTGGTATATTTTGGAGTGGCACATTATATATGCCTTCAGGAGTAACAGAATGGATGACCCTAACCAAGACTGAGCTAGCTATTACGTAAGGCAAGAGTCCAGCCTGCTAGTATGTCTATTCCATTATACATTTGGAGATCAGGAAAGTGGCCAACCGCGGGGCTGCCGACCCAGAGGAGCCTACTCTTAAGTTCCCCTTTGTCAGCTCTGTCTGTCTCCACTTTCAcaaacttcattttaaaagaaagccaTGCCTCTTATTCACCTGAATTTTACCATGATGCAGTAAGGATGCAAAAACGTAAGGGATGCTAACAAATGAGACGTTTGAAATAGTGTCTGCTTTACCAGTTGTCAGTTTATTGAGTCTCAGCTCCAAATTCGGCTTTGCGATACAGACATATCTTGTTTcactgtgctttgctttattgcgCTTTACAGGTATTGTGTTTTTTGACAAATTGAGGGTTTGTATGTAGTTAGCTACTTCACTTCTGTGAATTTGCTGTTCGTATCCTTCACTTATTTTCATGTTGGACTTGTTTGTTTTCATTGGAGATTTGTAGTAGTTCTCACTGTGCAATGACTACCAATCCTTTTTTAGTTACTATGTTGCAGGATAGATTAGAGAAAAATGATTTAAGACTATATGCATGATTTAACAATATTATCTATATGGCACCATATtagttctatttttctttaaaaatgtgtcaGTTATGTACAGGGTTTGTATGGAAACTTCTGTGGTAAATTTTTCCTGTAATTGCCCAAGCATCCAtagtttaatttgttttaaaataaattatgtctTAGGCTGGAGAATATTTGTCATAtgatttcagtgtttttttttctttaactttatttgtgtatttattttacaatagatttttaaaattgaagtacagttgatgtacaatgttatgtTACAGGTATATAATATAGTGGTTCACAACTTTTAAAAGTTGTAttctagttattataaaatattggctatattccccatgttgtacaatacatccttatagcttattttatacctgatagtttgtacctcttaatccttcaCCTCTGTcttttcccaccccctaccctctccccactggtaaccactggttccttctctacatctgtgagtctgtttcttttctgttctattcactagtttgttgtatttttttagattccacatgtatgtggtatcttacagtatttgtttttctctgtctgacttatttcacttagtataatgccctccaagCTCATccatgctggacaccagaagctaatacaacattttaaatcaactgtacttcagttaaaaaagcaaacaactcatttaaaatatgggcagaagaattgaacagacatttttccaaaagaggaaatgcagatggccaacaggagcATGAAACATcaccaatatcagggaaatgcaaatcacaatcACAGTGAGACACCATcttacatctgtcagaatggccaccgtcaaaaagcacacaaataacaaatattggcaaggatgtggagaaaagagaatccctGTCCACTGTGGGTGgaaatgtaaagtggtgcagccaccatggaaaacaatatggaggtttctcaaaaacccaaaacagaaccaccatatggcccagcaattccacttctgggcatagacctgagaaaaatgaaaacattaattcaaaaagatgcctACTCCTCACTATAAACAGCAGTAttttttataattgccaagacatggaagcatcctaagtgcacatcaatagatgaatggataaagaagatgtagcatatatacacaatggaatacaatttatTGGGTGGTGGTTTTGACCAATAAGACAAGTATGCATTTCATCACCTGGACCACTTTGATATAAAGTCCTTTCAGGACACGCAGTTTTCAGGAGTGCCTTCAGATTGCTTTCATTTGATTTACCAGTtttccataaaatatatgtaatttctGTATCCTGCTCATTGTTCCTGATTATGTCAGTCATGGTGGGCCTaggtttaaagaaaatgatgtctgtattatttttttgtcATGATGACGTATTGAATGTTTATGGGAAGGATGGGAAAATAGGCTAATGAGGAAAGAGATTAAAGATTGACACACATGATCTAAAATGTGGTACCATAGAATAAAAACCATTATTTCAGTGTGTGTTCAATGAACACATTAAATTTCATACCATATCTGCAAGTAGGTAAGTGATGCTGTGTCTTGTTTTGTaagtatatatacagatatagatataaatagCACATATAGATATATTCAGGTATATTTGGAGAGAATGAAAATTCAGTAAGTCCCTTTAGAGTAcaagttaaatattttcttacaGTAGAGAAGTTAAATCTTATTACCAAAGGCTGAGTGAATATGGGAGTAAAAGAGATcaggtgaatatttttaaagttagggagaaaaagaaaactcagtcATATATCAAGGCTTTTCACAAATAGCTCAGTTTTATAATAGGAAGCAGGTAGCAGTTGCTGTATTCCTAATTCCACAGACATTTTACTGGGACATGACTTAACCTGCATAAACGTAAATGACTTGCCATGGCTTTAGGTAAGAAGTGATTCTGAGGCTGGATGCACAGTAAAAACCAAGAAGTGTTAGTGGTCTCACAAATGAAATGGAAGGGTGAATCATTTACACAATTCTAATTATTGAACAGTTTCTGTAGtaataaaactacaaaattctgcaccaaaagaatgtgaaaatcttataagtatttgcaaaataaaatggaTACTGTGAGtaggtttgtttttgttcttgtgtcTATGCGTACCATGGGAAATAAAGTTGCACTTAATGATTTGCTTTCAGTGtaacttttgaattaaaataatcaatttcAATATGTACCCTtatagttttatttgtatttaatatCTCAGCAGCTTTTCTCTTGGCATGACGTATTTCTAACTCTGAAGCAGGACGAAAATCCCTTGAAAGCAAATTTTGGTCTTTGATGCTAAATTGTGAAAAGTCCTTTTGTCCCAGGAGGACAGGAACCTCATCATAACTCCTTCTTGCTGGAATTAACTGGAAGAGGTCCATGTATGGGGTGTTCCTGCTTCAGGCCTCAGATAGAGCtactcccttttttccttctttcctgctaTAGGAAACTTCTGGCAGCAAAAGAGACAACATTTTGTGATGACAAAGAGAGCAGCTGCCACACAGGCCAGCAGGAACCCAATCACATCCAGAGAGTGGTACTGGTACCAGGTGAGGTCGTGGGCGGCTGGCCGCAGGTGCTTGGCTCCTTTGTGGCGCATGACAAACTCGATCCAGAAGACTGCTCGGTCCAGGGGCTTCATAGGTTGATCGTGTTGAATGGTTGATAACCTCATAGCGTTCTGTTTGTAGCTGAAGGAAAAGCAAATAGACATCAATTTTTACAATAAACTAAGAAAGATACATGTGTGGAATTTTCATGCATATGGTAAAAATGAGTGCCACATCAAGTGGAagaaaaatagattatttttctCGGAGATGATTATAGAGATCTTAGCTTATGTGCTAGAATTTGTTGAATGCATAGAATTTCAAGctatggagaagagagaaaatagaataggACAGGTATTTGTAGCCAAAAGAATGGAATGAATTACGTCCTGAcgtgaataaaaaagaacaacagaaaagATGTACATGATTTGACTGTTCAAAGTTTGTACTGTCTAGTAAGGAATTGTTAATAGACCTGTTGGACAAGTTTTAAAATACTATCATAATCCAGAGATAGGAGGAAAATCCATGTTGAGATTCAGAGACATGTCCAGCTGCGGCTGGTGAGCAGTTGGTATTGAGCATGAACTGGTATTTATCTTCTATTAGTGAAGTGGTTGTTAAAAGTTGGAAGTGATTGCCTTGTTTTGAATCTCACTCTGACATTTGCCTTGATGCCTGCTTTATTATTCTTCTTTCCTCAGTTTTTCACTGATAAATAGGATGGATAGGAATGGTATCTGATCTGATTATTTGGAGGAATAATATATCGATTCTTAAATATTCCTGGCATACAGTAGACTCTTAATAAACGTTTGCTAGTATTGGTGGTGTTTTTCTTGTGAGTGATTTTAGAATCTGGCGAGTGCTCAACATTTCACTTTCTGGCATTGCAGTTGCATTTGTTTCTAGTGTTGAAATGACTATGGACTAACAgacaaggaggaagggaggaataaAGAGATATGGCTCACAAACTCTAAATCACAAAGTGCTGTAGCATGGCACTGAAACAATAACAAGGAGGTAAAATCTCTTCGTGTTCTGTATAAAGCACAGGAGAAGCCTTGGGTTTTTCAGAGGAGACACGTATGTGACATTTTTGTAATGCAATAGGGAAACACTACTATGAAGAAGGTACTTAATATGTGCAAAGGACTTAATACAATGTGTAGCATGTAGCAAACATTCTGTATATATAGCtaataaattatcttcatttttgacACCAGCTTTacattattaaaaattgaaagtGGTGTAAGTATTCCACAGGGTTGCAATTTTACATTAAACAGTTACTACAAATTTTGGCTGTATTCCCATTGTTGCTCATAACATATTTGAGCGCATATTGCATCCAAAGTTTGTATCTCCTACAATCCGCCACCCTTATGTTTCCCCTCCCACTTCACTGGTGTTGTATagctttttttctgcatctgaaagtctgctaatattttgatcCCATCCCTGATAAATGGAAACAActaaatctttctaatttacccaATAGTGACTACTTAGATACTACTTATGAATGTAGGTATATTCTTAGTTCTTTTGGTTTTACttgtttttgtgtatttataaGACATATGTTGGTATATTTCTGTTTCAAAGAGATAATATTTGGTTTCCGAATCATTTGAGGATTTACATGAATTTTGgtaatattattactattattatcataacTATTGTATgtattttctcccttttgtttCATAATGACtttataaagaaaacattttgagaatGTGTTGGTAATAATAGCAATGGGAGAATAAcgcaaagggagaaaatatttacatataaatcctCTTAATCCCTATGTTACCATTTCAGTGACTCTTCTCATTCTGATGATTAGCTCTTTcaaaatttctccattttccttaaaCTTCTGAAGAAGCATTCCACTAAAactactgaaaacaaactttatgTGACACTCCCAGTAGGCTATTGTAGACTATTCAAAGCCCTGTGCAACTCTAACTCTGCATTGTGTTTATGTGAAGATACATTGCTACCTCCCTGGCCTCCCTATTAGAACTTCTCTAGACAGAGTATGTAGtagaaaaatatacatgtatactcACGAAGGATTATTAATGACTTGCTTCAGTGCATTGAGCAAATCTGTTGTTGACATTTTATTGAAGTCCAGCCTGACAGCTGCCCCCTTGGCCATCAGGTGAGCGATGTTATCAGGTTGATCAGCAAACAGAGGAATGCCCACCATAGGGATCCCGTGGTAGATGGCCTCATAAATGCCGTTGGTTCCACCATGAGTTATAAAAGCTTTGGTTTTTGGATGACCTAGGATTGAGTGAATTTCAGTAAAATGGTTAATTATagttagaaataaaatgagaactgGCCATTACAAGGCAGTGAAAGAAGCAGTGTCCTTTCGATAACAGAtgattgtacacatgaaactgcCTTTCAACTGCTTTCAGAACTCAGATGAGGAAGCCACTCAGTCTGCTGGAGAGGGAAGTGAAGCCTTCATGAAAGGAGTGCTGTGTGAGTTGAATTCACAAATGTACTCCAGATTGTCAGGTGAACAAATGGAAAGAACATTCTGGGTAAAAGAAACCACATGAGCTAAAAATGGGTGAGGGTATGTCAAAAATATAGTCTCTTAAGGAAATAGACATTTAGTCTGATAGGAAGGGTGTCAGGCAACAGGAAAGATCATGGTCGCGACACAGACCAGAGGAAGGAAAAGCTACATTTTATCATGAAATGTGTTATGACTTCATGAAAACAATTCTGAAGTATTTTCCTATAGAACTTGGGGAGTCACTGGTAATAAAAAGGATCTGCTGTATTTCAGGGGCATTTAAAATTCCCGTAAGATGGGAAAAGATAGATGTAAGGAGAGAATACAGGCAAAGCAATAATCCAGGAATTTCTTGATAATTTTACTGTGAGAAGTAATTACAAGCAAAATAAAGATTCTGTCCATAAGAGATGTGACTCTTTAATAAAAAGCCAACTGTTACATAGACAAGAAACTTATTATTACTAGGGGTAAAGTGGGTGGAAAAGGGTAAGTTGGGAATtggaaatttgcacctcttggagaGTGATTGAAATGTTGgccatcttgattgtggtggatGTTTTATTGGTGTATacctctatcaaaattcatcaaattgtacatccgAAAaacgtgtagtttactgtacaggaatcgtACCATAATAATGGTGTTAAAAAAAGCCAaccgttttattttatttgttttcctccaGGGTAAGAGAGAACAATGAAGATTCACAGTGTTCTTTTTGCATGCTTGAATAAGTTCTGGGTAAGTTGGTTTCCTGTCCCAGTGCTGTCACTCCCTCAGCTGTTACTCTTGTTTCCAACATTTGTACTCCCAAGTCTTACCAAGAAGGTCGTTCTGGGGGATCCACTTGTACAGCCGAGTATTGGGTCCTAAGGTATCTGGTTTCTTGCCATCGTATCTCCAAAGAACCTGTTAGGGTGAAGTAAATTGCTCATTCATGAGTTCAAAGTTATAGCACGTTAGAATTCTACAGAGATGAAAAGACACCCAGTTAAATGCCTTCCGTATGACAGGTCAGGAAATGAGGACTGGAAATCCTAAGTAGAGATGACTAGTAATGCACTGACATCAATAGGAATACCCACGTTCTGTGTACTTATTTTTATGTTCAATCAGGTATGGAATGAACCATGACATTTCACGCGTGATGTCATTGACAGACTTCTCAATGACAAATTCAAGTATTTGGGAGATTGTTAGGTATTCTTGATTCTAGTGAATTAAAACAGTGGGCAATTACTAATAATCTTCAcatttgttttgatttattttatatactagcactcattttcaattttggtatccactggtttgtttctttttcactcaTAAAATGGAGTTTACTTGTATCCAGTCattaatataacttttttttatcaGAGTTTTACATCTTTTGATTTAGTAAAAGGAAAATGCCTGCAGTTGGTCACTTAAGAGAAATATTTCtgcttatttataatttattaatgaTAAGATAATTAACGCTGGTTAGGAGGTATAACTTCTTTTAGATTACAAATTGTTAAGcacctcttccaaaaaaaaagacaattattattttttgacatAAATCCAGATTATTGCCACTATTAGTAGCtttgaaaatttttaagtttagaaAAGAGGAGCATGTTGATAATTTACAAGTAACAATAAGGCTGTTgaaaaagctccaaaataggGATACTAAAATTTATTCAACTGACCCCGAACACTTCAACAGTGAAGCACAATGCATTGACAGCAGTGGTTAATGTGGTTTTTATACTCAATACCAAAATAAGA is a genomic window containing:
- the LOC102535025 gene encoding UDP-glucuronosyltransferase 2B31-like isoform X5; translation: MHRKADMWLIRTFWDFEFPHPLLPNFEFVGGLHCRPAKPLPMEMEEFVQSSGEDGIVVFTLGSIVTNITEERANVIASALAQIPQKVLWRYDGKKPDTLGPNTRLYKWIPQNDLLGHPKTKAFITHGGTNGIYEAIYHGIPMVGIPLFADQPDNIAHLMAKGAAVRLDFNKMSTTDLLNALKQVINNPSYKQNAMRLSTIQHDQPMKPLDRAVFWIEFVMRHKGAKHLRPAAHDLTWYQYHSLDVIGFLLACVAAALFVITKCCLFCCQKFPIAGKKEKRE